ggggaggggaggggaggggagagaagctTGGCCCACCTCCAGTTGCTCCATCACAAAACTGGCTGGCTTTCTAACAGATTTGTTCTGCATAAGCCATAAAAGGAGAGCTTACTGCAGGAGTGATGAGGTGCAATTCTATGGCTCTGTTATCCAAGATGGGTACAACAGACATTTCTGACCGTAACACTCAACTCCAGGAATAAACAAGAGACGATAAATGACTTTAATGAGCGAAAAAGGACACCCGAAGCAGCAAGGGGAAGAGTACCGCTAAATGATTGTTGACTTGGGGTCCGTCCAGGACCTGATATCCCATGAGGTTGTCTTTGAGAAACAAAGGGATCACATGCCACTGTTCACATTGCAAGAAGCAATTGCTAGACACTGTCTAGCCTGGTCCCTGTGTTTCCCCTAGGTCTGGATAGTCCATGGCTATCCAATTCTTTTATCACAGGTCCCCTGTGTAACTTCATCAAAGTTCACAGACCTATCCCCATGCCCCATGAATTAACTAACAACTTCAGGGCTCCAGGAAGGAAGCCATTTCTTGGAGGAtacttaaaagaacaaaaattatgGTGGAAATCTTGTTCCTCTCCATACTGGCATGGAGATTGCTGGTATTGCGGCGCCTGTTGGCAAAGCTTCTCTGCTTCCCAAAGGGAGAACGGAAAGCTGGAACACCGTCTTGGAGTAAAAAGACAGgtgtcagtggaaaaaaaacaaagcttttgttCTTCTTGACTGTGTTCATCTGAATGGAAAATCCAGGCAAGGAGACTGGAGAGTCTACAGTTCACAATGCCAGGTCTCCTGTTTTCTAATTTTGGAACAAAGTATTcctcaccaccacttttcctaAACACCCCATTACACATATTTTCAGAGGATGATTTCACAAGGTTTCACTTAAGCAGGGACTGAGCAGACGTACATGCAGAATCTAAGGAGGAGAAACAACAGTGTAAGTAAAAAACTATCATCCTTTATTATCAGGGTAGACTACAGAATGGATGCAATCAGCACTATTTTAGAAAGCACTGGCTTGAGTGTGCAACAGGGTTTGTACTCTCCTACAACtgtgcaaaggaaataaaactgacCTCCAACCACGTGACAGAAAGGGCACAGTGTCGGGTGTAAGGAGGTCTGGGTTCTGGGCCTGAGCAAACTCTGCGTCCTTTATGGACCTCTGTTTTTGCTGCCCGCTCTTGCTGCTTGGTTTGTGACATTTAACAGCCATGTACGCGCAGAGTCTGCCGTggtacccttaattggtttagtggtggacttggtagtgttaggttaatggttggactggatgatcttaaagctcttttccaacctaaatgattctatgattctatggtgcTCTTGCCACCACCGCAATGTTGGACACCTTGCATCCTCAGTATAAATGCAAATAGAAAGCTGGCAGAGACTCACTTGCTTTTAAACCCACTTTTGTTTCCTCATTGGCATATCAAGAGTTTCaaatcttttctcttccctttattGATGTTACAGAGGCTTCTGTTTAGTAGAATCCAGCCTTCCTTGCCAATGGGAAATAAACCCTTTTCAGGCAGTAGGGCACCTCTCTCTTGCACGCCCATTAAGTAAGACCTCTTTAAGTTGCAACCCAAGTGGGTGGCTGTCTAGCAGCTATGAGTAAGCTACAAGAGGATGTCATTATTGCCAGACTTGGCCCAGCTTAATGTCAACCAAGATATTGTGGGGGAAACCTGactgcaaacaaaagcaaagccagcTGCACTGTTTGTCCTTGTCCAAATTAAGGCAAAGGCAAACAGGGAAGATTTATAAACTGGATTCGTAAAATCCCTCCATTTCTAATATGACAGAGAGGTGTTTGCTTAACATATGGCATATGCACTGCAAGCTGACAACAGTGTTTTCCTTGGGTGCGAGCCAAAGTTTTGGCTCTACTTTTCTTTCACCAAACATGAGCCCTCCAAGATGAGTCACTGGTTCTTATAGCGGGCTGCAGTCTGCTGAGCCAGGAAAAGGAGCCCTTATTGCACAGAAAGGGAATCAGGAGATGATGTGTCATGTGGGTCACACGGGGAATCGGCATCACTTCCCACAGCCAGCCAACGCAGACTGCATGCAGAGGACCTGCGAGCCTGGAGGAGACGGAAATAAAGCCAGGACTCCTCGGGACCCACTGGGGTTTGGGTAGCACATGTAATCTCTGGTGAGCATCTAAGAGTCCGTGTGTCTCCACCAAAAGCTCCACTTCAGCAATTCAGGTACTTAAATGAGCTGCAGCAATTCATTTCTGTAAATCTGGATCCCAAATCATCACCAGCTCCTTGCTGCAACACGTTAACCCCTTCCTCATCCTCTCCCACCCCAGGAGAACCGGTGGAGTTACACAAGGGGAACATGTGGCTGGAGACCTCTGCCAGGGAGCCAagcagggtttgggttttgggtttttttttttgcatttcctccTATTACAAGAGCTGTCAAATGAAGAAGAAGGGTCCTGAGGGGTAACTCAGTAAGGGATGTGTGATCACTGGCATCCGATGTTGACTTACGGAAACTATAGGATGAGGCAAGCCTTTtcacttcagctgctgctgtcacagaatcacagactgctttgggctggaagggcccttcagagctcccccagcccagcccctgcagtgccagggacagctttaaccagcccagggtgctcagagccccgtccagcctggcctgggatgtttctggggatggggcctccaccgcctctccgggcaacctgtgccagtgctggaAGTCAGAGACATTAATTATTGCTAATCTGCAGCTCACCTTTTGTTAGCCAACAGGTGAGCAGGCTGTCGGCAAAGCGGGCTCGCGCGCTAGCGGGCACGGGTGCGGCCATATCGCGGCCTGGGCGCTTCAGTGACCGGTGTTAATTAACAGTGAGGGCTGGCGAGCGGTGCTCCTTGGGGTGTTCCACTGGCTGCGCCCCAGCACGGCGGCACAAACGGGGCTGCGCTTCTGCGTGAGGTGGCTCCCGGCTGCTGTTCTGTGGAAGACAGAAGATTatccaggttaaaaaaaaaacaaaaaacccacaaattcaGCAATAAGTGGGCTCTGGAGAGGCTGCCACGGAACGGCGCGGGGACCTCGGGCCAAGGGAAGGGGcctcctgccccgccgcccctgcgCCCACGCAGCCCCCACCGACGCCGCCGCCCTCCGGGGACGCGGGACGGGACCTGCCCGCCCCACGGGCCCGCAgggagccggcgggggcggccgcagGGAGCCGGGGGCGGGACGGCTCCTCCCTGGCGGGGCGGAGGAGCGGGAGAAGGGAGGAGCGGGAGAAGGGAGAAGCGGGGCGGTGAGGCGGGAGCGGGCtgaggggggagcggggcggtgAGGCGGGAGTGGGGCGGGCCGAGGCGGCCGGGCCgaggcggccgggccgggctgagggagggcagagccgggccgggctgagggggccgggctgagggagggcagagccgggccgggTGAGGGGGCCGGGCTGAGGGGCCGGGCTGagggggggcagagccgggccgggctgagggggccgggctgagggagggcagagccgggccgggctgagggggccgggctgagggggggcagagccgggccgggctgagggggccgggctgagggggggcagagccgggccgggTGAGGGGGCCGGGCTGagggggggcagagccgggccgggTGAGGGGGCCGGGCTGagggggggcagagccgggccgggTGAGGGGGCCGGGCTGagggggggcagagccgggccgggctgaggggccgggctgagggagggcagagccgggccgggctgagggggccgggctgagggagggcagagccgggccgggTGAGGGGGCCGGgctgagggagggcagagccgggccgggctgaggggccgggctgaggggccgggctgagggggggcagagccgggccgggTGAGGGGGCCGGGCTGagggggggcagagccgggccgggctgaggggccgggctgagggagggcagagccgggccgggctgagggggccgggctgagggagggcagagccgggccgggTGAGGGGGCCGGGCTGagggggggcagagccgggccgggctgaggggccgggctgaggggccgggctgagggagggcagagccgggccgggTGAGGGGGCCGGGCTGagggggggcagagccgggccgggctgagggggccgggctgagggagggcagagccgggccgggctgaggggccgggctgagggagggcagagccgggccgggctgagggggggcagagccgggccgggctgaggggccgggctgaggggccgggctgaggggccgggctgagggagggcagagccgggccgggTGAGGCGGGAGCGGCCCCGTCGAGGCACCATGTCGGGCCCGGCGAGGACGGCCATCTGCCTGCTGCGCTGCGACCTGCGCACCCACGATAACCAGGTAgggcccggccggcggccccCCGGGTATTTCTTTAGCAATAACCCCGCTGTGGGGTAGGCTGGGAAGAGGTGTGCGCTGCATCCTGCCCCCGAGAGCTGTCGTGGGCCTCTCTGTGTCTTTCCAGGTGCTCCACTGGGCTCAGAGCAACGCAGATTTCGTTATTCCCCTCTACTGCTTCGACCCGCGGCACTACCTGGGCACCCACTGCTGCGGCTTCCCAAAGACAGGGCCCCATCGGCTCAGGTTTTTGCTGGAAAGCGTGAAGGATCTAAGGGAAACGctcaagaaaaaaggaaggtagTTGAGATAGATGAGAAAGTACCATGCAAATAGcatctctatttttattttctttctctttttcaacaAGTATTTGTGCTGTGAGTCAAATCGTGTCAGATACTCTGGGCTCAGATGATGGCTCATTTCCGAGAGCCACAGCCCTTCTGTTAGATACAGTAAGGTCCCATACATATACCCCTGCTCAGATGACCTGCTGTGGCATCTGCAAGGGAGGGAAGAGCCATCCAGGCTGCATGCCATTCgaagttttgctttcttgaaCTCACGTACCACAGATGGGCAGCAGCCCTGAGCGCTTCACCCAGAGTCCTGATGGCTGCAGACATGGATGGCAGTCTTCCGAGATGTAGGCAACAACGCTAGCCACCGTGGCATGCGTCCTTCCTTGCCCCTAGTGAGTTTTCCTTAGGAGGCGGCTTGAGACAGACATCATGGATCCTGGCTTGTGAGACTGGAGAGTTAGGTTTGCTCATGCGCTGTCCCGCTAAACCCAATCTCTTTGGTAGGCTACGCTGTGGGAAGGGGGTCTTCAGGGATTCTTCCTTCGTTATGTCTTTAGAAACCATAACTGGGATAGACCAGGGCCTGAAGGTCTACATGCTGAAGAATCCCATTACTGGATAACATCTGGCTTTGCTTACCAAAAGATCTGTCAGCCAGCCTGTCTTCTCCCAGAGCAGCCTGACAGTGGTGGTAGAAGCAAGAGGAATGGCTCTGGGTTTGCAGTGCAGCATGGACATGCAGATGCtgaatgttatgggagactgAAAGAACTGATCAGTGGGTATCTGCGCCCACGCCCTGCAGTGAACAGATTCAGAGCTGCCTGAATGCTGTTGTGCTGTTGTCAGTGGCTGATAAGAGATTGGTCTTCTGCAGTGGAAGATGTGTGGTTATGAAGAGCCATGTTAAGACCTACGCTCCATTTCCACAACCATGAAGTATTGTCTTAATGCAGTGGTAGACAGAAATTTCCTCTGTGTCCAATCTGTGGTGTTCCCTGCAGACAGCTTggtctctgcttttctgtgggtTATAAGGGGaacagctcagcagcacccCTTGCTCCTGCCTTCTTCAGACGCAGCCCATCTTTGAAGAAACTTTTCAGTTATGCTTTAAATTATTCTGGCAAAAGCACTGTATTACCCCTTCAAGAAATGATGACAcagtagtgtgtgtgtgtgtgtgtgtgtgtgtgaggagaCAGGGAAAGGGATGGAGTCACGTATGAGGCTCCTCACAGAGCTCTGCACCCACCTCTGACCAACTTTCTCACCACAGCTTCTCTTTTGGTCTGGTGCCCTGGGTACACAGCTGGGCAGTTGGTGAGGTTGCAAGGTGGGAGGGAAGTTTTGTTGACTCTGTTATGAACATGGAGTATTCAGAGGAATTCCTCTGAATATTCCTACATGAAAGTGGAGAGGGGACTGCCCACAGGCCACCACTACCTGTGAAGGGGATTGAAAGAGGAATTAGTTCTCCAATCTCAGCCTCAGTGTGTGAGGATGAACAGATCTGACAGACTTACTTTTAGGTAACAGCCTGGCTTTCTGCCCAGTCATCCTTTCTAAGGCATCTGGGGTGGCAGAAATGTGTTTGACACAAACTCAGGCCCAGAGGCTTACAAACTGTGTTCATTGGGTCCTAAAAAATGTAGGCTAGTCAAATCCTGTCTGTCTGCCTCCACATGCTGTCCGTGCTCCATAGAGAACTAGTACATGGGTGCCTGGGCCAGAACTAGGGCTTCCTGTACACATAAATAACAATAACATCAAACCTAATTCAGGCCAGTATTCTGTGTTTGCAGTACCCTGGTTGTGAGGAAGGGGAAGCCGGAAGATGTGGTCTGTGATCTCATTACTCAGTTGGGGTCTGTCAGTGCTGTGGCTTTCCATGAAGAGGTAAGGGAAATATCTGATTGACACTGTTAAAAGATAAATTTAGGTTGTGGAGGTTTCTTCCACAACCAAATGGTGATGCAGATCCTGTATGTTCAGAGCCTTCCTTGTGTGTGGTATTGTTAAGCTGGGGGAAATTGGCTAGCTCCTGGGAGGGGGATGGCGTAGGTCTCTGGGTGGGAGTCCTTGCTGGATGACAGCAGCTATTTGTGATTGATCGCTTGCAAGTGCTGTGTCTTGAGGAAGAGGAGTTTCTGGCAACTGGCATTTTAGGTCAGCTGCGTccatttctccttctgtttgCATCAAGCTGCCTTTTCCTGGCGCCTTCCTTGCACGGGGAGCTAGCTGCCAGGGGCCGTAATGTAGTGAGTGTAGAAAAGGCCCGTGGTGAGTTGGCAGCACCCATATTTAGGCAGTTGCCCACCAGTGTGTTGAAGAACGAAGCACAAGTCTGGTCCCGGGCTGCCGACGGGGTTCACATGTCACTGACCTGTATTCACTGAGCTAAGTGGTTTGATCCAGAGCCTGCCGAATTCGATGGAGGGCTCTGGATCGAAACCACTGGGTCTGGAGGCtttgtgtacacacacacacacacacacacacacacacacacgtatatatgTACCTAGATGCAGTCAGTGTTAGCAGAGTCTGGGCCTCAGAGCTGTCTAATGCAAGAATCACTCTGTGACCTGCACTGCAGGTATTCCTGTTGTCAGGCCTACAACCCTTGTAACTTGACAACCTACACATCCCATAGTGCCTTACTCCATGCAGCACTGAGAACAACCACAGCAGGTCAGACAAAAGGCCTCATCTAACTCCATAGCCTTTTTCCTGGCAGTGACCAATAACAGATGCCCAGAGAAGACCACAGGAGCAGGACAGATCTGTAAAGATGCTTCCCCTGCATACTTTCCCAGCCTCCCAAGAATCTGTGGCTCAAGTACTTCTTGAAACAGGAATGCTATCCTGATATTCAGTAACCCTCAGTGGATTTCTTTTACATATATTTGTCCAGTCACCTTTCCAGTCCATGTAAACTTAAAAGATCTGCAACGCCCTACATCAGGGAGCTCCTTATTGGCGCTACTGGTGGAGAGCGAACACACTTGTTGGGTTTGGCAGAGGGAAATAGGCAGAGATTGTGAGTGTGCAACTCTCTGTAGAGGGATGAAGGTAAATGTGGAGATGAGGGAGGAGGGCAAGGCCAGGGCTCAGGGGCTGTGTGCATGCGGGAACTGAGGCCGTGCAGCCATGGCCTCGCTGCATTTTGTTCTCCCTAGGCCACGCAGGAGGAGCTGGATGTGGAGAAGGGGCTGTGCCAGGTGTGTAGTCAGCACGGGGTGAAGGTTCAGACATTCTGGGCATCCACGCTGTATCATCGGGACGACCTCCCCTTCAGGCCTATTGCCAGGTGGGCTGCTCCACGGTATCAGTTACCCCTCGAGTGTCCCATTTGTTTCTCACTCCAGTGAACTGCTCAGGAGGGATCGTAGTCATCCGGTCCCACAGGGAAGGGACCCGTTAGTCCACCTGCATTTATGCAAGTGCTGTCATGCTCATACACGTCAAGGGGAAGGGGCACATTCATCCCTCTGTACTAGCAGGATTTATGCTCTGATGTGCGTAAAGCTGAGGGGTTTGTTTGACCATTTATTGAGGAACTGATTTCTCTTTGCCCTTCTAGCAGCACAGTTTGGATACTCAGTCTGCAGTGCTGAGTCCTTGTGACATTGGACTGGATTGCTCCGTTACTTCATCTGGCTAAATGCACCTGCCTATGGCAGGAGCCCTTTGTGTGTGGACTCTTCATGGCTCCCTTAATAGTCACTTGAGGTGCAGGTGATGGAGTTGAGTGATTTATGGTATCCTGTagaaaatttataaaatagGACAAAAGAGTCAGGCCataaaaatgcctgtttctctccattgactgaAAAGGCAGTGGGAGGTTGAACATTTTTACATTGAGGTCAGCCTTGTGGGTAATCAGAAGTTAGGTGAGATAAATCTGACCctcaggggttgccccatcaGGACACACCTTAACTTGAAAAGTCACCATTTGcatcagaagcagaaagaaattggGCGAAGGACTGAACTTCCCTGTTATTGCTAGCCCCGAGGGCATCTGCCTCTTTTGTGCCAGGTGATGTACAAACATGCATCACAAATATGAACTCAGGAGAGCCCAGCCTAAAAAGCTAACCCTCCATCTGTggaagctgtgtggtgctgtgtgGAGGGGCCAGGGTAGTCATCCTACAGAGATCTGACTGCGCTGTAATCTGTGCAGGTTGCCCGATGTGTACACCCAGTTCCGAAAAGCGGTGGAATCAGAGGCGAAGGTCCGGCCAACCCTGCGCATGGCAGATCAGCTCAAGCCCCTGGCTCCAGGGGTGGAAGAAGGATATATCCCTACAATGGAGGATTTGGGACAGAAGGGTAAGAAAACTTAATTTGACAGTTGCTCCCATGAAATCCTACTTAGAGATGTTTCTTACTGAGAATCAAAACATGGAGGCCTCCCAAAGGCAGTGGTTGCCCTTCAAACTGTAACTAACCCTCTGTTCACTCATACAGTAAATTCCCTGCAGGGaggagctgccctgcagctgggtaGAAAACATCCTCTTAGtcagtaatttttaatgtttggtGTGGCCCTTGTTTGAAACGAAGACCAGGGCACAATCTTTTATGTTCCCAAAGCAGACTTCCCTACTGCTGAACATTCCTAGATTTTAAGCTCCCTACCTTTGAGATGCTTTCCAAGAGGGTGACAAGGTGATGGTGTTTTCTGTGGCAGATCCTGTGAATGATCCACGAACAGCCTTCCCCTGCAGTGGAGGAGAGACCCAGGCTTTAATGAGACTGCAGTATTATTTTTGGGACACGGTAACTCTGACATTTCCTTGTCTGCATCCTCCCCCTTGTACATACGGCTGTGCAAATGGGTGAGGCTGCAATTTCACTTCCTAATAATATTTCCTTAGCTCCTGTATAGCACTTAAAGGAGGGAATTAgcattattttagtttttcagaGAGACAAACAATCAAAAAGAAGTCATCCAGGAATGGGGAATGTAAGCCAAATACTTAGGAACCTAGTTTAGTGGCCATCCctcttaaatctttttttccatcaacTTTTGGGAATTGGGACAATTTTTTAGTTCCTTTACCTTGATTTGCCCTTTCTACTCTCCTGTCCCATGTCATCAGCAATGTAGTTCCTCCATTTTGGAGGAGTGAAAAGCAGCCTGAAGGGCTGCGATTGCAATTGGGGTGAGGAACAACCGACCCAAGCTGCTGCCCACAGTTAAAAATAGTAGGAGGTCCCTAGTAGTCTGGTTTAAAAACTTGCAGCCAATAATTACAGCTACTTCTTGCTCCCTCACTTTGGTGGAGTGAAGCTGCTGCTGACTGCATTTCATCTAAACATTTTTGAACCTTTTCCTGGTCTAGTTTGAGAAACTGCCTTAAATTTGCCTTGTGTAAATTTAGATGATGACATGTATGCTGATTTCCAACAGCATCAGACCCTACGCAGCTTTGTGGGTAAAGGGGGTAGCATCTCTCCAGTTGAGGTGGGTTAAGAAGTGTGCTGTGTCCAGTGCGCTCACTGGGACAGCCCCCAGGGGATTCTTTTGGCTGTGCTACAGAAGCTCCTGCATTCCCATGCTTTTGGGGAGCGTTGTCGTGGTTTACACGCTGCCCCAgtaggcagctcagccccacacagccactcccTCACTCCTTgccactgggatgggggagagaatcagaagggtaaaagtgagaaaacttgtgggttgagataaagacagtttaataggtaaagcaaaagctgtgcgcacaagcaaagcaaaacaaggaattcattcactccttcccaccggcaggcaggtgttcagccatctccaggaaagcagggctctatcACGggtaacggtgacttgggaagacaaacaccatcactcccaatgtccccccttcctttctcttcccccagctttatatgctgagcgtgacatcatacggtatgggatatcccttgggtcagttggggtcagctgtcccggctgggtcccctcccagccccttgtgcacccccagcctgctcgctggtggggtgtggtgagaggcagaagaagaggccttgactctgtaagcactgctcagcagtaacgaaaacatccctgtgttatcaacactgtttccagcacaaatccaaaaccgccccatactagctaccatgaagaaaattaactctaccccagccaaaaccagtacaagcATGGATAGCTTCTAGTCATGGTCAAGCATCAGTATAATCAGTGCTGGAAAACCTGCTCCTTCTTTTTTGTTATGCAAATATTGTCTTCCCCGTTGAGCTAGAACAGCCCGTTAGCAATTGTAACCTGTGCAGCAAAGGGAATCAAGGAGAGATCAGGCTTCCCTATGTCCTCTGCATTGTCAATGGAGTGCCCAGAAGATGGAAGATCTGCACCCTGCTGTAAATGTGGGTGGCCCAGAAATAACAGTGATCAGGGTTCCTGCAGCTGAGTGTTGGGTGCTGTCAGACACTGTGGTTCTCAAACCCAAACAAGCAGCCACACGGACAAGGGAACGGACCGCCAGTCCCGCTGGTGCTTGTAAATGGATTATTGATCCAAAGTCAGATGGGtatgggcaggcagcagcacagccagttTCATAGTGCTTGTAGAAAGGGATGTGCTACAGGCTGAAGCGGAGAGCTTAGCTTGTGACATGCATCCCAGAGCTATAATGAAAACTGCTGGCCTGATTAATTCCTGTGCACTGGAGGCAGTAATTTGGCAGCTCTGTAATCCTTCCAGGCAGCCATGAgagggagcccagccctgccagatTGCCCTGGCTCCagtatgaaagaaaacatatttagcGGGTTGCACGTAAAGGATTaaaacccttttttcttttgcttgcaCAGAACCTGGTTGCATCTTACAAGGAGACTCGGAATGGACTGGTGGGAATGGATTACTCAACTAAATTTGCACCATGGTAAAGATTTTTGTTGTGAGACTGGAAGCTCCTTCTCTGCTCCCATCCCAAATTGATGTTACCTGTCTGCTGAGTGCTCAGTGGGAATGGGTAGGGGTCTAGGTGTGATTCCCTCGCACTTTTTGTTGGGGTGGAGCAGCCTCAGAGCTGCTCTTTATTGCGCTTCCAGGCAGCAGTTCCCTGGGAACATTCTTGCAGTTAGGAATTGCTGAAGTGTAGCAACACTGCCAAGAGCCCactgtgctgggagcagccatGTGGACGGGGCGCTGGAGAGACACGCAACTTGTCtttggctttgtgctgttttgtgTCTCTGGGGTGGCTGAGACCAGCCAGGGAAGAAGTGTAGGTGTAGCTTCAGCGTGTTGGCAGGGCTGTAGCAGAACTCGATCCTGTCCTGGTTTGCTGAACACTGTGGGGCAAGTCACCTCACCTCACTGCCACTCTGTTTTCCTGTGGGGTGAAGAGGTGCTTCTGATTATTCCTGTTGCAAAAGGATCTCTTGTTTGGGCAAATATGATGACTTCTAATTAGGGCTTTTAGTCTCCGGTGCTGGAAGGGGCAGAGTTAATTCTGGActgaaactgcagcagcagaactcAGTTCAGCCTAATGCTGAGAGCATCTGGAGCGTTTTCCCAACAGAATTGCAatatgaaacaatttttttgagGCTGTTAAGGTCAGGATTTCTTATTTTCAGCCGGCTTTGTGCTCTAGTGGTTGCAGTGGCTGGCTCCACctggtggcactttgggatcCCAGGACCCCTGGCACCGCAGACGTTCTTTAGCTGTGGTGGCCTCCACCTGCGTTTTTTGAAGCTGGCCGTTTGCCCAGAGCAGACAGTCCTgatctgcctgccccagagtGTTCTCCTGTCAGATGATCAAAATCAGAACGGTTCAGATTGCAGCCACCTCATACTGGCTGTTTCTAAGTGTTAGATCTGGTCAATAATTAAGGAACTCTTCAGGccctttcttcttgttttccaaaACTCATTACAACATCAAATGTTTCCACGAACCCTAGTGGGAAATGgcagtaaaatacatttctagGAAAATCAAGGTAAAAGTTGTGTCTTGTCACCCTTTGCTGTGGGCTTGGAGTGTACAAGCTCTTCCCTGTCTTGCACAGCACTGATTTGGAACAAATGGAAGGAGCCCAGTGCGTTGAAATGCTAGAGCTGGGTTTGATTCCCTAATTTTGCCTGAGGTTTTCAGCAAGCCACTTGCCTTCTGTGCTTGCTCAAATGAGACGCTAAGGTACTGCAGCAATAGGAGCCATGGACACATgataaatagaatcatagaatcatagaatcttttaggttggaaaaagctttaagatcatccagtccaaccattaacctaacattaccaagccaAATAGGTTTGTAGTAAAAGAATGGCTGTTGAACAGCTAAGGCAGGCGATGTAGAGGTTGACACTCGAGATCTATTTCTGGGTTTGTTGTTGGTGCTCTAAGTCCCCAGCTGATCAAGTCTTTTAGGCAAAACTTGTCAAACTTCTGTAAAATGATTAATCTCAGTAGTTTGGAGACTCCTGTAACAGTCATATGCTGGGAAGGGGAAGATTTTGATTCTGAGATTGCagagttgcaaaaaaaaagtcatacaaCTTGACTAAAGCCATTTGGGAAGTCAGCAGCATAACTGCAAACCAAGCAAAAGTTTTCAGACAACAATTCTAAATGCAAAACTGCCCCTCCACTCCTTCCGTGCAGACATCAAGCTGTCAGTCCTGCATTGCATTCAGGACATCATTCTTCTGCTTGCAGGCTGGCGCTGGGCTGCATTTCGCCTCGACACATCTACGAGCAGATCCAGAAGTATGAAAAAGAGAGAACGGCAAATCAGAGCACATACTGGTATGTCCCTGGACGATCACTGTGGCTTGTCTtctctgaaaaggaaacaggCATTGCACAGGAGAGAGTGGTTTGTTAACTTTCTTCttaattaatgtttgtttttcc
This sequence is a window from Pelecanus crispus isolate bPelCri1 chromosome 2, bPelCri1.pri, whole genome shotgun sequence. Protein-coding genes within it:
- the LOC104030044 gene encoding cryptochrome DASH-like; translated protein: MSGPARTAICLLRCDLRTHDNQVLHWAQSNADFVIPLYCFDPRHYLGTHCCGFPKTGPHRLRFLLESVKDLRETLKKKGSTLVVRKGKPEDVVCDLITQLGSVSAVAFHEEATQEELDVEKGLCQVCSQHGVKVQTFWASTLYHRDDLPFRPIARLPDVYTQFRKAVESEAKVRPTLRMADQLKPLAPGVEEGYIPTMEDLGQKDPVNDPRTAFPCSGGETQALMRLQYYFWDTNLVASYKETRNGLVGMDYSTKFAPWLALGCISPRHIYEQIQKYEKERTANQSTYWVLFELLWRDYFRFVALKYGKRIFSLRGLQSKEIPWKKDLQLFDCWKEGRTGIPFVDANMRELAATGFMSNRGRQNVASFLTKDLGLDWRMGAEWFQYLLVDYDVCSNYGNWLYSAGIGNDPRDNRKFNMIKQGLDYDGNGDYVRLWVPELQGIKGADIHTPWALSSAALSQAGVTLGETYPQPIVTAPEWSQHINRRPVSTGKVRMGKEPAGTPMQRKDRGIDFYFSRKKDV